In Babylonia areolata isolate BAREFJ2019XMU chromosome 19, ASM4173473v1, whole genome shotgun sequence, a single window of DNA contains:
- the LOC143293703 gene encoding dynactin subunit 1-like isoform X2 translates to MAAQTPIKVGTRVEVVGKGVIGTVAYIGQTVFSSGKWIGVILDEPKGKNNGTVQGKTYFTCADNHGIFVRQSQIAALEDQSGSTPAAAAAAGSTPSTATTSAAANPNRRSGIRPPSGYMSKSTESLEGAPQGGDNSSRLPRSKEATPEGEKKTLPTPKPSGLPKPAGASASIPTVSVAAAVEQKETKAGSKVSPSVSSEKLTSAATTPSSGAKSPRRPSEQMGDSSLSTSIDEKLAAVQQQQVNEGLQAEIKDLKEKLETLMMRRTEDKAKLKEMEKMKIQLQQLQEYKSRMQETHADLQRELQTSKKKEDDLRQEFEQYKDEMADVSESMEMAALDKEMAEEKAETLQQELESNKEKLEEMTLELELLRGEISEKGSDGVAATFEMKQLEQQNERMKEGLVKMRDLLTTEKQERQQLEKRCDKQQTEIIGLQREKERFTSQVSELQNQVIELKEQVDAALGAEEMVEKLTDRNLLLEEKIEALEEEKNDLEALNEMNEELQENARETELELREERDNALVRFSEAQRKMDAMQETVADYETTLNKFRGLVAQLQEANKELRSKQLESETKAETPSIELFDFKAKFAETKAFAKTIDMELRKLEVLQATSHVKMLLSFMPDTFLGRGGDHDAVSVLLMVPRVINKAELLASQVKEKFEVVEKLERDHVLKGSKAEQCSFANHLVLQLASMQTSMHQYESALNNCGVDLFLKVGTLLPEMAAHEKTLDHYIEMLRKDQLDETVSLEMLGKSIGFFQQLYTVHLASERVDCTNLMCDAVRSVLSACDCVNIDISRLKILLLTGEEQSEFSILLRDLETCNNDTRMCARKIKRRLPQEGSAMATPLKFSKEIQDLLVDCCTNVRRVAHTLQAVAQGGMNQASIMTDKEGLLAGKMEELAYEAVNKVYAKEDAGPYECLRLSFGTVVGTMNKLANAMENGEFDFDGTHDKKALAPVRLRAEAMRSHFGDVEVMKNKLDLKDEEIKEVKRLMKIKQEEISEQQVRVGLIEKKLENANKEADERVDKIQRKLDEASVQFKKKEKEFEETYDTLQGEIDNLEQEKTELKERLRVLSKKTLLEGLTRQSSGHTAGGQSPSPVGSMHGSTSSLSDAPHIVQQMESLKEALIYVKHENVRLKGEKMKRQLSTLPPLRLPLKPTGLGSRTGHVGLAELPDTVPGKLELNTLASKTGKLLVEANKLSTCPRVVDITKRKPGSAPVTDTRSPTQQLVTRTAQLATLDRQATELQVQVTTLLAANRTGGQVRTDFSTFPTPQFAKMLYEKNGESLKVGRVRVPCAGGKGETIPINIQPDQLHTIHARFFS, encoded by the exons gcactgaGAGCCTAGAGGGTGCCCCACAAGGAGGAGACAACTCCTCCCGACTTCCACGCAGCAAGGAGGCCACCCCAGAGGGCGAGAAGAAGACATTGCCGACCCCTAAACCTTCAGGGCTGCCAAAACCAGCTGGTGCTTCTGCTTCCATACCaactgtttctgttgctgctgctgtggagcAAAAGGAGACAAAGGCTGGCAGCAAAGTGTCGCCATCTGTGTCTTCGGAAAAATTGACCTCTGCAGCTACTACCCCATCATCAGGTGCAAAATCACCACGACGGCCATCAGAGCAG ATGGGTGACAGCAGCCTGTCAACGTCAATAGATGAGAAGCTGGCTGCAGTGCAACAGCAGCAGGTGAATGAAGGGCTTCAGGCAGAGATAAAGGACCTGAAGGAGAAACTGGAAACACTCATGATGCGTCGCACAGAGGACAAGGCCAAGCTGAAAGAGATGGAGAAGATGAAGATCCAGTTGCAGCAG CTGCAAGAATACAAGTCCAGAATGCAGGAGACACATGCTGACTTGCAGAGAGAACTGCAGACCTCTAAGAAA AAAGAAGATGATCTGCGGCAAGAGTTTGAGCAGTACAAAGATGAGATGGCTGATGTCTCAGAGTCTATGGAAATGGCTGCCCTGGACAAAGAAATGGCTGAGGAAAAG GCAGAGACACTGCAGCAGGAACTGGAATCAAACAAAGAGAAGCTGGAAGAAATGACTCTGGAACTGGAGCTGCTGCGAGGAGAAATCAGTGAGAAAG GATCTGATGGTGTGGCAGCTACTTTTGAAATGAAACAGCTGGAGCAGCAGAATGAGAGGATGAAGGAAGGGCTTGTCAA GATGCGAGACCTGCTGACAACGGAGAAGCAGGAGCGCCAGCAGCTGGAGAAGCGTTGCGACAAGCAGCAGACGGAGATCATTGGCCTGCAGCGGGAGAAGGAACGCTTCACTTCACAGGTCTCCGAGCTCCAGAACCAGGTCATCGAACTCAAGGAGCAG GTGGACGCTGCTCTGGGAGCAGAAGAGATGGTGGAGAAGCTGACAGACCGCAACCTGCTGCTGGAAGAGAAGATTGAGGccttggaggaggagaagaacgacCTG GAAGCACTGAACGAAATGAATGAGGAGCTTCAGGAGAATGCCAGGGAAACAGAACTGGaactgagggaggagagagacaatgCTTTAGTGCGCTTCAGTGAG GCACAGAGGAAGATGGATGCCATGCAGGAGACAGTGGCTGACTACGAGACCACTCTCAACAAGTTCCGCGGCTTGGTCGCACAGCTACAG GAGGCCAACAAAGAGCTTCGCAGCAAACAGCTGGAATCAGAAACAAAGGCTGAGACGCCCAGCATTGAGCTCTTTGATTTCAAGGCCAAGTTTGCGGAGACCAAGGCCTTTGCCAAG ACGATTGACATGGAGCTGAGGAAGCTGGAGGTTCTACAGGCCACATCCCACGTCAAGATGCTTCTCTCCTTCATGCCTGACACTTTCTTGGGCCGTGGAG GTGACCATGATGCCGTGTCAGTACTGCTGATGGTACCACGTGTCATCAACAAGGCAGAACTGCTGGCTTCCCAGGTTAAGGAGAAG tttGAGGTGGTGGAGAAGCTGGAGAGGGACCACGTGCTGAAGGGGTCCAAGGCGGAGCAGTGCAGCTTCGCCAACCACCTGGTGCTGCAGCTGGCCTCCATGCAGACCTCCATGCACCAGTATGAAAG tgccCTGAACAACTGTGGAGTGGATCTGTTCCTGAAGGTGGGCACCTTGCTGCCAGAGATGGCTGCTCATGAGAAAACCCTGGACCACTACATTGAGATGCTCCGCAAGGACcag CTGGATGAGACTGTCTCTTTGGAAATGCTGGGCAAGTCCATTGGCTTCTTCCAG CAACTGTACACGGTCCATCTGGCCAGCGAGCGTGTGGACTGCACCAACCTGATGTGTGATGCCGTGCGCAGTGTGCTGAGCGCCTGTGACTGCGTCAACATTGACATCAGCCGCCTGAAGATCCTGCTGCTG ACTGGGGAAGAGCAGAGCGAGTTCTCCATTCTTTTGAGGGACCTGGAGACGTGCAACAATGACACCCGCATGTGTGCTAGAAAG ATCAAGCGGCGATTGCCCCAGGAGGGATCTGCCATGGCAACACCTCTCAAGTTTTCAAAGGAG atCCAAGATCTGCTGGTGGACTGCTGTACAAATGTGAGGCGAGTGGCTCACACACTGCAGGCTGTGGCCCAGGGTGGCATGAACCAGGCCTCTATTATGACAG ACAAGGAGGGTCTGTTGGCAGGCAAAATGGAGGAACTGGCGTATGAAGCTGTCAACAAGGTGTACGCCAAAGAAGATGCTGGACCATATGAGTGTCTCAG acTGTCGTTTGGCACAGTTGTGGGCACCATGAACAAACTGGCCAACGCCATGGAGAACGGAGAGTTTGACTTTGATGGCACTCATGACAAGAAG gCTCTGGCCCCTGTGCGGCTGAGGGCGGAAGCGATGCGCAGTCACTTTGGGGATGTGGAGGTGATGAAGAACAAGCTGGACCTGAAGGATGAGGAGATCAAGGAGGTCAAGCGACTCATGAAGATAAAG CAAGAGGAGATCAGCGAACAGCAGGTGCGAGTGGGGCTGATTGAGAAAAAGCTGGAGAATGCCAACAAGGAGGCTGACGAGCGTGTCGACAAGATACAGCGCAAACTGGATGAAGCCAGTGTGCAgttcaagaagaaagaaaa GGAGTTTGAGGAGACATATGACACGCTGCAGGGAGAGATCGACAACCTGGAACAGGAGAAGACAGAGCTCAAGGAGAGACTGAGGGTGCTGTCCAAGAAAACCCTGCTGGAGGGTCTGACCCGCCAGTCCTCAGGTCACACCGCAG gaggcCAGAGTCCTAGCCCAGTGGGCAGTATGCACGGCAGTACATCCAGTCTGAGCGATGCTCCACACATCGTGCAGCAG ATGGAGTCCCTGAAAGAAGCTTTGATCTACGTCAAGCATGAAAATGTGCGTCTGAAAGGAGAAAAGATGAAG CGCcagctgtccacactgccaccgTTGCGATTGCCACTGAAACCGACAGGCCTGGGCAGCCGCACAGGGCATGTGGGTCTGGCAGAGCTGCCGGACACCGTGCCAGGGAAACTGGAGCTGAACACGCTAGCCAGTAAAACTGGCAAACTGCTGGTG GAGGCCAACAAGCTGAGCACCTGTCCGCGAGTGGTGGACATCACAAAGAGAAAACCAG GCAGTGCCCCGGTGACCGACACCAGAAGTCCCACACAGCAGCTTGTGACCAGGACCGCTCAGCTGGCCACACTGGACAGACAGGCCACAGAG cttcAGGTGCAGGTGACTACACTGCTGGCTGCCAACAGAACTGGGGGTCAGGTCCGCACAGACTTCtccaccttccccacaccccagTTTGCAAAG ATGCTGTACGAGAAGAACGGGGAGAGTTTAAAGGTGGGCCGCGTCCGTGTGCCGTGTGCGGGTGGGAAAGGGGAGACCATCCCCATTAACATCCAGCCTGACCAGCTTCACACCATACACGCTCGCTTCTTCAGCTAA
- the LOC143293703 gene encoding dynactin subunit 1-like isoform X1, which translates to MAAQTPIKVGTRVEVVGKGVIGTVAYIGQTVFSSGKWIGVILDEPKGKNNGTVQGKTYFTCADNHGIFVRQSQIAALEDQSGSTPAAAAAAGSTPSTATTSAAANPNRRSGIRPPSGYMSKSTESLEGAPQGGDNSSRLPRSKEATPEGEKKTLPTPKPSGLPKPAGASASIPTVSVAAAVEQKETKAGSKVSPSVSSEKLTSAATTPSSGAKSPRRPSEQMGDSSLSTSIDEKLAAVQQQQVNEGLQAEIKDLKEKLETLMMRRTEDKAKLKEMEKMKIQLQQLQEYKSRMQETHADLQRELQTSKKKEDDLRQEFEQYKDEMADVSESMEMAALDKEMAEEKAETLQQELESNKEKLEEMTLELELLRGEISEKGSDGVAATFEMKQLEQQNERMKEGLVKMRDLLTTEKQERQQLEKRCDKQQTEIIGLQREKERFTSQVSELQNQVIELKEQVDAALGAEEMVEKLTDRNLLLEEKIEALEEEKNDLEALNEMNEELQENARETELELREERDNALVRFSEAQRKMDAMQETVADYETTLNKFRGLVAQLQEANKELRSKQLESETKAETPSIELFDFKAKFAETKAFAKTIDMELRKLEVLQATSHVKMLLSFMPDTFLGRGGDHDAVSVLLMVPRVINKAELLASQVKEKFEVVEKLERDHVLKGSKAEQCSFANHLVLQLASMQTSMHQYESALNNCGVDLFLKVGTLLPEMAAHEKTLDHYIEMLRKDQLDETVSLEMLGKSIGFFQQLYTVHLASERVDCTNLMCDAVRSVLSACDCVNIDISRLKILLLTGEEQSEFSILLRDLETCNNDTRMCARKIKRRLPQEGSAMATPLKFSKEIQDLLVDCCTNVRRVAHTLQAVAQGGMNQASIMTGGKLVELENLKDKEGLLAGKMEELAYEAVNKVYAKEDAGPYECLRLSFGTVVGTMNKLANAMENGEFDFDGTHDKKALAPVRLRAEAMRSHFGDVEVMKNKLDLKDEEIKEVKRLMKIKQEEISEQQVRVGLIEKKLENANKEADERVDKIQRKLDEASVQFKKKEKEFEETYDTLQGEIDNLEQEKTELKERLRVLSKKTLLEGLTRQSSGHTAGGQSPSPVGSMHGSTSSLSDAPHIVQQMESLKEALIYVKHENVRLKGEKMKRQLSTLPPLRLPLKPTGLGSRTGHVGLAELPDTVPGKLELNTLASKTGKLLVEANKLSTCPRVVDITKRKPGSAPVTDTRSPTQQLVTRTAQLATLDRQATELQVQVTTLLAANRTGGQVRTDFSTFPTPQFAKMLYEKNGESLKVGRVRVPCAGGKGETIPINIQPDQLHTIHARFFS; encoded by the exons gcactgaGAGCCTAGAGGGTGCCCCACAAGGAGGAGACAACTCCTCCCGACTTCCACGCAGCAAGGAGGCCACCCCAGAGGGCGAGAAGAAGACATTGCCGACCCCTAAACCTTCAGGGCTGCCAAAACCAGCTGGTGCTTCTGCTTCCATACCaactgtttctgttgctgctgctgtggagcAAAAGGAGACAAAGGCTGGCAGCAAAGTGTCGCCATCTGTGTCTTCGGAAAAATTGACCTCTGCAGCTACTACCCCATCATCAGGTGCAAAATCACCACGACGGCCATCAGAGCAG ATGGGTGACAGCAGCCTGTCAACGTCAATAGATGAGAAGCTGGCTGCAGTGCAACAGCAGCAGGTGAATGAAGGGCTTCAGGCAGAGATAAAGGACCTGAAGGAGAAACTGGAAACACTCATGATGCGTCGCACAGAGGACAAGGCCAAGCTGAAAGAGATGGAGAAGATGAAGATCCAGTTGCAGCAG CTGCAAGAATACAAGTCCAGAATGCAGGAGACACATGCTGACTTGCAGAGAGAACTGCAGACCTCTAAGAAA AAAGAAGATGATCTGCGGCAAGAGTTTGAGCAGTACAAAGATGAGATGGCTGATGTCTCAGAGTCTATGGAAATGGCTGCCCTGGACAAAGAAATGGCTGAGGAAAAG GCAGAGACACTGCAGCAGGAACTGGAATCAAACAAAGAGAAGCTGGAAGAAATGACTCTGGAACTGGAGCTGCTGCGAGGAGAAATCAGTGAGAAAG GATCTGATGGTGTGGCAGCTACTTTTGAAATGAAACAGCTGGAGCAGCAGAATGAGAGGATGAAGGAAGGGCTTGTCAA GATGCGAGACCTGCTGACAACGGAGAAGCAGGAGCGCCAGCAGCTGGAGAAGCGTTGCGACAAGCAGCAGACGGAGATCATTGGCCTGCAGCGGGAGAAGGAACGCTTCACTTCACAGGTCTCCGAGCTCCAGAACCAGGTCATCGAACTCAAGGAGCAG GTGGACGCTGCTCTGGGAGCAGAAGAGATGGTGGAGAAGCTGACAGACCGCAACCTGCTGCTGGAAGAGAAGATTGAGGccttggaggaggagaagaacgacCTG GAAGCACTGAACGAAATGAATGAGGAGCTTCAGGAGAATGCCAGGGAAACAGAACTGGaactgagggaggagagagacaatgCTTTAGTGCGCTTCAGTGAG GCACAGAGGAAGATGGATGCCATGCAGGAGACAGTGGCTGACTACGAGACCACTCTCAACAAGTTCCGCGGCTTGGTCGCACAGCTACAG GAGGCCAACAAAGAGCTTCGCAGCAAACAGCTGGAATCAGAAACAAAGGCTGAGACGCCCAGCATTGAGCTCTTTGATTTCAAGGCCAAGTTTGCGGAGACCAAGGCCTTTGCCAAG ACGATTGACATGGAGCTGAGGAAGCTGGAGGTTCTACAGGCCACATCCCACGTCAAGATGCTTCTCTCCTTCATGCCTGACACTTTCTTGGGCCGTGGAG GTGACCATGATGCCGTGTCAGTACTGCTGATGGTACCACGTGTCATCAACAAGGCAGAACTGCTGGCTTCCCAGGTTAAGGAGAAG tttGAGGTGGTGGAGAAGCTGGAGAGGGACCACGTGCTGAAGGGGTCCAAGGCGGAGCAGTGCAGCTTCGCCAACCACCTGGTGCTGCAGCTGGCCTCCATGCAGACCTCCATGCACCAGTATGAAAG tgccCTGAACAACTGTGGAGTGGATCTGTTCCTGAAGGTGGGCACCTTGCTGCCAGAGATGGCTGCTCATGAGAAAACCCTGGACCACTACATTGAGATGCTCCGCAAGGACcag CTGGATGAGACTGTCTCTTTGGAAATGCTGGGCAAGTCCATTGGCTTCTTCCAG CAACTGTACACGGTCCATCTGGCCAGCGAGCGTGTGGACTGCACCAACCTGATGTGTGATGCCGTGCGCAGTGTGCTGAGCGCCTGTGACTGCGTCAACATTGACATCAGCCGCCTGAAGATCCTGCTGCTG ACTGGGGAAGAGCAGAGCGAGTTCTCCATTCTTTTGAGGGACCTGGAGACGTGCAACAATGACACCCGCATGTGTGCTAGAAAG ATCAAGCGGCGATTGCCCCAGGAGGGATCTGCCATGGCAACACCTCTCAAGTTTTCAAAGGAG atCCAAGATCTGCTGGTGGACTGCTGTACAAATGTGAGGCGAGTGGCTCACACACTGCAGGCTGTGGCCCAGGGTGGCATGAACCAGGCCTCTATTATGACAG GAGGGAAGCTTGTTGAATTGGAAAATTTGAAGG ACAAGGAGGGTCTGTTGGCAGGCAAAATGGAGGAACTGGCGTATGAAGCTGTCAACAAGGTGTACGCCAAAGAAGATGCTGGACCATATGAGTGTCTCAG acTGTCGTTTGGCACAGTTGTGGGCACCATGAACAAACTGGCCAACGCCATGGAGAACGGAGAGTTTGACTTTGATGGCACTCATGACAAGAAG gCTCTGGCCCCTGTGCGGCTGAGGGCGGAAGCGATGCGCAGTCACTTTGGGGATGTGGAGGTGATGAAGAACAAGCTGGACCTGAAGGATGAGGAGATCAAGGAGGTCAAGCGACTCATGAAGATAAAG CAAGAGGAGATCAGCGAACAGCAGGTGCGAGTGGGGCTGATTGAGAAAAAGCTGGAGAATGCCAACAAGGAGGCTGACGAGCGTGTCGACAAGATACAGCGCAAACTGGATGAAGCCAGTGTGCAgttcaagaagaaagaaaa GGAGTTTGAGGAGACATATGACACGCTGCAGGGAGAGATCGACAACCTGGAACAGGAGAAGACAGAGCTCAAGGAGAGACTGAGGGTGCTGTCCAAGAAAACCCTGCTGGAGGGTCTGACCCGCCAGTCCTCAGGTCACACCGCAG gaggcCAGAGTCCTAGCCCAGTGGGCAGTATGCACGGCAGTACATCCAGTCTGAGCGATGCTCCACACATCGTGCAGCAG ATGGAGTCCCTGAAAGAAGCTTTGATCTACGTCAAGCATGAAAATGTGCGTCTGAAAGGAGAAAAGATGAAG CGCcagctgtccacactgccaccgTTGCGATTGCCACTGAAACCGACAGGCCTGGGCAGCCGCACAGGGCATGTGGGTCTGGCAGAGCTGCCGGACACCGTGCCAGGGAAACTGGAGCTGAACACGCTAGCCAGTAAAACTGGCAAACTGCTGGTG GAGGCCAACAAGCTGAGCACCTGTCCGCGAGTGGTGGACATCACAAAGAGAAAACCAG GCAGTGCCCCGGTGACCGACACCAGAAGTCCCACACAGCAGCTTGTGACCAGGACCGCTCAGCTGGCCACACTGGACAGACAGGCCACAGAG cttcAGGTGCAGGTGACTACACTGCTGGCTGCCAACAGAACTGGGGGTCAGGTCCGCACAGACTTCtccaccttccccacaccccagTTTGCAAAG ATGCTGTACGAGAAGAACGGGGAGAGTTTAAAGGTGGGCCGCGTCCGTGTGCCGTGTGCGGGTGGGAAAGGGGAGACCATCCCCATTAACATCCAGCCTGACCAGCTTCACACCATACACGCTCGCTTCTTCAGCTAA